The DNA segment tcctgaaaactccacggaaactttacggggatcaagtatagaggattcatcgaaggtgacatctctactaactataaatttgagtaaagacaaacaccaaagtttgtacccttttactccatccacataccctacgaatatggccttcttagcccttggttcaagctttccttcattaacgtgataataagctggacacccaaatactcgtaagtatgaatagttagagggttcacctgaccatacctcattcggagtcttaaagtcaattgccgatgctggagatcgattgacaatatgagcagcagtgtgaactgcttcagcccaaaatactttggacattttggcttgtaggagcatacaacgagccttttcaagaagagttctgttcattctctcggcaactccattctgctgtggggtatgcctgacagtcctatgtcttgagatcccatgaaccttgcagaattcattaaactcttcattgcaaaactccaagccattgtctgtgcgaagatacttgattttccgctccatttgattttcaaccaaaatcttccactctttaaatgcttcaaaagcatcactttttgccttcaaaaaatacacccaaacctttcgtgagaaatcatcaataaaaatgagaagatacctctttccgcccttcgatggaagtttagaaggaccccataaatctgaatggatgtagtctagcactcctcttgtcttgtgtttgccagtgctgaagctgaccttcttctgcttccctagaacgcagtgctcacagaagtcaagcgtgctgatcttctcaccttccaaaagtttacgattgctcaacatctccagtccacgtgcgctcatatgacccagtctcatgtgccatagtcttgccttgtcatcattagataactgcactgtagatgcatttgcagagccaacaatggtgcttccggccaatgtgtaaaggccgttctccagcttgcctttcagcatgactaaagaaccttttgTCACTtttatagttcctgcttcgctcatgtacccgTAGCCTTGTTCATCTAGAGTACtcagggagatcaaattcttcttcagatcaggaacatgacagacttgtgtaatagtcctcacgactccatcatggcagcgaacctgaactgagccaatgccaactattgcacaagttgcattattgcccattactacggttcctccacttttctcatagctgctaaaccagtcttttcggaacgtcatatgcagagtacaagcagagtctaacacccatttgtttccataactactattattattacatgatgttgttagtacataatcattatcaaaatcatgtacctgttcaactgtagatgcactcgccttttcctcggactttgacattgggcaatctcgttcaaagtgccccttcttgccacaaccccaacactctgtattcttcttgttcacacgagactttgatctgtgctttgatttactctttccctgttggctagtccggcctctcacaaagagcccacttgcctggtcatctctatctccttcaatgtgcctccgcacatcactagagttaagtgtctgccgcacttgctcaagcttgataggctccttgctatacatcattgaattctcaatatcacgatatcctgaagtcaatgaaaatagcaaagcacatgcaagcgtctcctcatccttttcaattcctgcaatctgtaagtccatgacaagtttattgaacgcatctaaatgatcgtgtaacgaagtacctgaccccatcttaaatgtgtgaagacgtcgttgtaacaacatccttgttgtcactgatcggtcttggtatagcccttctagcttttcccataactgtttggccgtctcttcggtacccgtactcacttcacaaagcacgttaggtgcaagggatagttggattgcactcaatgcatccccttcaatcttctccttgtcgggagctgatatatccttaggatactttccgtcaatagcatggattgaaccttccctccgcagtaacgccatcatctggatcttccagatattgaagttattgcgtccactgaatctatcaatttcaaacttcatggaactcatctttgcttgttcttcctccttggatcgttaaagaatcatgtcgctctgataccaattgttagcggaaatgtaaaagaaagaacacaagatttaaagtggttcggatcaaaataatcctacgtccaccagagaacagttgcctttttaatattaaaaagggaaggggagatttcccaattacacttaagagaatttctcccttaactctctactcactacaatgtattatattatttttgggatggtttctacaaatgagggagtgcatctatttatagaggtaaagacctcctcttgatgtcactggtgacatcaaactacctttGTATCCTAgtatccacaccaactctttccaccaacttttccaattggcatgccagtgttgactaaacataaaccaacactttAAAAATTAAAAGAGGTATGAGCAATATACAGTTTGTTCGTTCGTTCGTTCTAGCCAAGACTAATTGCAGTTCCAGGAAGTGtcattcttcttctttctttcttttttttttttgaataagtGGTACAAGTATCATTCTTACCTCATCTTCATTAAATTTTCCAGCATTACAGATCCTCGCAAAGAGTTCTCCTCCGGAAGCATACTCCATTACTATAGCTAGATGAGTCGGTGTCAGCAAGACCTATAAGAGTTAAGTCAATTCATATAAAAAGCAAACTATAAACAGAATTCAAGAGTCTACTTGCCACTTCATCTACATCATTTACTTTCTTTGATTATTATTTTAAACCAGCACAAGGACTCTGAAACAATCATTGTAATCCCATTAATTGCAAATTGCCACGATTAAATCACCAAACACAAAATATCTGTAAACCATCAATTCCAGCTACTATAAGGAAAAGTTCATTGGTTTCAATCTATAAGATGCAGAAGATTGCAATTAATTGCGAGCAGCAAGGTCCTTTGGTTGGGAAATAAGTTATCCCAGGATAATTATCCTGGGATTAATTATCCCGGGGTTGTTATCACACCTTCCCTACGGGATAAAAATTAACACTACAATCCCATACCGCGATTTTATCCCAACCAAATGtgggataaactcatctcaaatttaattccGGGATTAATTATCCCTTATCCCTCGTACCAAACAAGCTCTAAGTATCTTGTTACTACGATTAACAATTTACCAACCAGATCATCTATTCCAATAATTAAATTTCATTACCACTTCTGATCATTAAGAAAAGGAGTTGGTGCCATTTAAGAAACATGATCACATGGCTAAGAAAACAACTTAAAAAGATTTCCTTAATAAGCCTCGATGGCAGCAATATTCAGAATCCCCACAGGAATCAATGCATaacagaataaagaaaaaagaaagattcTTTCTAACAGTAAGAAGGAGAGCATACACACCTCTTTAAATCTGACTATATTTGGATGTTTCAATGATCTGTGATTCATAATTTCCCTTTGCACATGTTCATCTATCTGCAACCTCAAAATAGTCAACCAAAACAAAAACATTTGATCATCACCAAGAACATATATTAACAACTACTTCAATGAAAAATCAAAATATATAATGAAGTAAAGGTGTCAAATTTAAGGTGGGGAAAAAAAAACCTTGTGGCCTCTTTCAATAAACTTGACAGCAAAAAGCTCTTTGGTTTTCTTGTCACTAACAAGCTTGGCTACcccaaaattaccagaacccaaCTCCTTCACTATCTCATAACGCTCCATAATCaaggaaaaaagggaaaaggggtTTAATCTCAGATTCTTCAGAATTCAGAAAAATTTTCTCAAAGGCTTGCGTATATTGACGTACTGAATTGATAATATTCAAAGGTAAGAGAAAAGAGGTTCAAAATATTCAGAGGTTAAGTTTTCATAAATTTAACTATTGTTATCACTATCAGCTCAGTGGGTAAGAAGAAGACAAGAAAGAGAAGCGTGTtttgtaagttttttactttatTACTGCGGTTAAAGGTTTGAGTTTCGGACCTTGAATTGAAAGAGAGAGGGAAGAATAAGGATAGACACGTGGTAAGAGTTGATAACGAAACAAAGAATAGAATACAGTAGTAGATGACAAGACAACTTTCTTGTCCGTAAGGTTTGCGGGAAAATTGCCACTAATTGTGATTTTGGTAGGTCAATAAATTGGATGAACGTAGGgctttggacataaaaattgtaattttttaataaaataatattgGAAGTTACGTTATAAAGTCCAGtatttttgaaatttgaaattatgaTTAGATATATATtttacttgaaaaaatattacAGTTTTGTAAGTGAAAAAAAAGTTTCTTTTTTGAAAAAGTGACCAAAACCactttttgttttttgaaaaactcattttttaaaaatttccaaaacttgcaaAATATtatggacaaaatttatttaaaaatcaaaaaaaaaaaaaacttatggACAAACGGGTCCTTAATTGTTGTGCTTCTTTTTCGTCTGATGCGCTTTTGATTTTGGTGGGTCATTTGGATTTGGTGTTAGCACAAACCAACACAAAAGAGTTTTAAAAAGCATTCCTAATAATCCAATTGCTCGATCAGGGTTTTGTTGCACAAGCTGCTATCAAGATTAATAAAATTGATGGTTAACATGATGCAATTGCATGGGACAAAAGGAAGACAATTTTGGATGGAGGTTTTAAACAGAGGCGGggttagtattttgagtttacgGGTTTTGAATATTAGAGAAAAACAGTTTAAATTATTTATacatattaaataaattttttaatataaatatagaaTTTGGGTTAAAATTATTAAGTTCTAATGAACCCGTAGCAAACTTGTGGCTCAGCCCCTATTTCTGAGGTGTCATTGCATATTTTGGTTTGGAGGCAGGAAAGGGGACTTACATAGGTGCAACTGTAGACTAAAGAATTATCCTGAAATGAAAAGGTAGAGTATCTGCCATCATTTTTAAATTCAGGCGATGTTTTGAATACATTGCAAATGTTGATTAGTGATTTAAACAATAGATCTAAAGTGGCTACTGATTTAGCCCTTCTTCATATTGTCCTCGACCTTTGGATTTGCCTCTTTGATGAATTTCCACTCGAGGGAGAGGGGGAGAGGACCCTCCAAACTTGGGGTAAGTGCACAAATAGTCATTCTCAGGGATACTATTTAGAGATTAGTCAGTAGTTATTTTGTCATgatattttaaactaaaaatcttaatttCAAGATAATTCGTAATATTTTTGTTTCGGAAAAAATTGAATTAAAAAATTGAAATTCAGAACGCACTGGCTAATTCCTAAATAACAGCCCTTTAGAGTGACTACCAGGTGTCATTTCTACAAACTTGGGCCATTCAAAGCCCACCAATTACAATGGAGGAGTTCCCATAATAAATCGTGATCATATCTCATTTAGAGAGGAAGGTACATTTTATCACAACTGAAAAAATATTTGGTTATAGTAGATGGTAATAGATGATTTTTTTCGGAAACAGCTGCATAATTGTTTAACCCAGAAAATAGTTTTCAAGgtcaaagcaataattttatatgacgggcTACAAGCAATCGATTCAATTcgaaagatataaaatttcgttaatacaacgtgatagagaagtgggaaataaattcaatgacagataatataataaaaataaagcagagaagaaagaattcttattgaatgatccttgatagAATAATGAGCCGAACAGAGCTTGAAGGGCCGAACTATGGCTAACTTGGGAGCAAAATGCTATGAATAAcaatgtatagaattgtagagaagaaaattagattcccctgatggtggtaaaagcatgtctatttatagggctaaatctaagtaactagtctccttgaattaagggtccattatgagcatttactcaatccatccaTTACTTTTAGAAGACTTATAACAGCTATgtaaatgctggaattccgtaactgatgagttaattccgtaactgatgagttaattccataactgataagttaattccataactgatgaattaatttcgtaattaatgagtcaatctcgtgcctgttaagTCAATCTCGTAATTGATTGCTTTGTTCTGaccgttacaatcatttattgcatttattaataattgatttgtaactgatggtgtaatgatggtaaatcacatataatccgggattaatttattccttcctcatttgtaattatgagatattctcccGCGCCTGATCTGGGCTATTTCATGATGATTAGTTTTGGGGTTAACAGGCACGGTATGAGTATGTTCGGTCCCGGGGgtgtttcacatatcatctttacatgtcattcttcacttttcttcaaactttactaACACGTGTCGCCATTTAATAGACCCACATGGCGAGTCTAATTTTCactaatacagatagtcccccactTTCCGGTTACTCACTATGATGTGACCGGGAAGTGGAAGATTTTATCCTTTTCATCCTTGCatctgcctcattaaaaatcttgcCAGAAAAACCCAATATGGACAAAAACCGgacgaaggaaaaaagagtgcagaacTTAGATATTCAGATGATAACTCCACCGCTTATGTTCCTTTCGTCAATAATCGGTTGGTTTACCCCTGTCTTGTTTCGGAGTTTGAAGACAAatctttgccttatgtttgcaaagtttgatatatatatttcggctttattttctgcctattttaatgtttgggtttttgtttcacTCTTTAACTTTGCATTAAAAATGCTTCAATGCTCCGTGACTTTATTGAATAAGCACGAATTATAAAAGCGGGCCCTTTTATgaacgacacttaatgaagaagacgtctcaacttcataatggtgtaaatatACAAAAGAGAGATAGGAATTTTAAACATGTTTTTCTTTAACAatgttttgaagaaaatttttatattttacttTCATAACATTTCACATGTGTTTGTGTATCGTCTATAACTCATTTTGCAACTGTTTTTTCTTTTAACAGATTCGATATAAGCTTGCACTCGTAACTGCTTTTCTTTTGCAACAGTTTTTTCTTGAATTAGTACAAGGAGATAACTATTTTTGTTTACAACAATTTTAAATATAAGGGTATGAATTTACCCTTAactatttttattgataatagTTTTCAAATGAATACAAGGGTAATGCTTTTTCATCCGTAACTGTTTTCAGTTACAACCGTTTTTGAGTAAGTATAAAGATGTGCATTTTTACCCGTAACTAATATTCTGCCTTTAACCTTTTTTGAAACATTCGTTTATATTTACGAATATGTTTTTAAAGGTTTTCGAGTCATGCTTGTGTTtttggctcgtgactttgctcttaACTTTCGATTTGTTGGGTAGACCTTAGGCTTGacttgaattttgatttttctaatcttctttgccttccatatatatagtccccaagtgttagagctttgaagtatgaaatctcgagcatttgattattccttccacgtggtccatttcctgaaaaggaaaaacatacgggactcggagctATATATTTAGATGATGACTGCTTAACCCCTTTTTTTACCAAAAGGGTTGTAACCTAGACCGGGATTAATACAGTGTTCCTCGTGTCTTTCGGGTCGAATATCATCATTTGGTATTTTAGAGAATTTATCCGAGTACAAATTTTTCTTAGcactttaaaaaattatttgagtgctcatacttagtcttttagacttaaaataTATATCTGGATGCATCGCTACATGTGCGATGTCTTAATGTTGCACCTTTGGGTGTATAACTTTTATATGAAAGAGGGCTCTTTTATATACTTTAAACGCtatgaagaggacgtctcctttTTATTCAGGCATAAAATAGGATCGATTGATCCGAGTAGACTTTTAGTCTGAGGGAATATTAATCCCGATAGGATTTACAAGAGTATTGACCCCATTAAAATTAATGGGAGTATTGACCCCTGTAAGACATTGAGTTTGAGGGAGTATTGATCCCAAATAAATATATATCTTTGTAGATTTGTCCTGAAGAGACATTTAATCTGATTGGATTTTGAATCTAAATTGGAGTATATGAACATACTTCCAAGTAGAGAGGGACACATGTCCGAAATAATATTTGAGATTTACAGGATAATCGATCCGAGTCATAATACAATTAGCCATTAAGAAAGGCTTAGATATTTAGCTTGAATGGTCGTTGTTGGACCGAATATAAATCGTGTGTTTGTTCAAAGTGAACTTTATTCTGGTGGCTTATTTGCATACATTTATCTTG comes from the Nicotiana sylvestris chromosome 4, ASM39365v2, whole genome shotgun sequence genome and includes:
- the LOC104214060 gene encoding retrovirus-related Pol polyprotein from transposon TNT 1-94 isoform X2 translates to MSSMKFEIDRFSGRNNFNIWKIQMMALLRREGSIHAIDGKYPKDISAPDKEKIEGDALSAIQLSLAPNVLCEVSTGTEETAKQLWEKLEGLYQDRSVTTRMLLQRRLHTFKMGSGTSLHDHLDAFNKLVMDLQIAGIEKDEETLACALLFSLTSGYRDIENSMMYSKEPIKLEQVRQTLNSSDVRRHIEGDRDDQASGLFVRGRTSQQGKSKSKHRSKSRVNKKNTECWGCGKKGHFERDCPMSKSEEKASASTVEQARFFFQQLISGVSYCHFMQICHRDLKLENTLLDGSAAPRVKICDFGYSKSTVFHSQPKSTVGTPAYVAPEILTKKEYDGKLADVWSCGVTLYVMLVGAYPFQDSSDPKNITKTIARITIPEITKHPWFLKNLPVELMEGGSYQCVDVNNPSQSMEEVLAIIQEARVPLQVSKGGTNSFWGSMELDELDEADIDDIIENSGDFVGQL
- the LOC104214060 gene encoding serine/threonine-protein kinase SAPK1 isoform X1 — protein: MSSMKFEIDRFSGRNNFNIWKIQMMALLRREGSIHAIDGKYPKDISAPDKEKIEGDALSAIQLSLAPNVLCEVSTGTEETAKQLWEKLEGLYQDRSVTTRMLLQRRLHTFKMGSGTSLHDHLDAFNKLVMDLQIAGIEKDEETLACALLFSLTSGYRDIENSMMYSKEPIKLEQVRQTLNSSDVRRHIEGDRDDQASGLFVRGRTSQQGKSKSKHRSKSRVNKKNTECWGCGKKGHFERDCPMSKSEEKASASTVEQARFFFQQLISGVSYCHFMQICHRDLKLENTLLDGSAAPRVKICDFGYSKSTVFHSQPKSTVGTPAYVAPEILTKKEYDGKLADVWSCGVTLYVMLVGAYPFQDSSDPKNITKTIAQILSVRYSIPEQIQISHECRHLLSRIFVADPEKRITIPEITKHPWFLKNLPVELMEGGSYQCVDVNNPSQSMEEVLAIIQEARVPLQVSKGGTNSFWGSMELDELDEADIDDIIENSGDFVGQL